One Brassica oleracea var. oleracea cultivar TO1000 chromosome C7, BOL, whole genome shotgun sequence genomic window carries:
- the LOC106301689 gene encoding cyclin-T1-3-like isoform X1, whose product MGEEHQRKRSRQHFEAEEARHLSLRECETSKWYFSREEIERSSPSRKDGIDLPKESFLRSSYCSFLQRLGMQLHVSQVTIGCAMVMCHRFYMRQSHAKNDWQYLQTIATASLFLACKAEDEPCQLSNVVVASYEIIFEWDPSASIRIHQTECYHEFKEIILAGERLLLDTSAFHLLDVELPYKPLAAALNRLNAWPDLATAAWNFVHDWLRTTLCLQYKPHVIATATVHLAATFQNAKVGSRRDWWLEFGVTTKLLKEVIQKMYMLIEVNRRRAMPPPRREVAWAVPTVIKPPVHFARGYPFHSYPMQSYRQPGIW is encoded by the exons ATGGGAGAGGAGCATCAGAGAAAGAGGTCTCGACAACATTTTGAAGCAGAGGAGGCCAGACACTTATCTTTGCGGGAATGCGAAACGTCAAAGTGGTATTTCAGCAGGGAAGAGATTGAGCGTTCCTCTCCATCTAGAAAAGATGGGATTGACCTGCCCAAGGAGTCGTTTCTACGGTCTTCTTATTGCTCATTCCTTCAAAGACTTGGCATGCAGCTTCATGT GTCCCAGGTTACAATAGGATGTGCTATGGTGATGTGCCACCGGTTTTACATGCGCCAATCTCATGCAAAAAATGACTGGCAG TATTTGCAGACGATAGCAACTGCCAGTCTGTTCCTCGCTTGCAAAGCTGAAGATGAGCCGTGTCAACTGTCCAACGTTGTTGTTGCATCTTATGAAATAATCTTTGAGTGGGATCCTTCTGCCTCAATTAGAATTCATCAAACT GAATGCTACCATGAATTTAAAGAAATTATTTTGGCCGGGGAGAGGCTTCTGCTGGACACAAGTGCTTTCCATCTCCTAGACGTTGAACTTCCCTACAAACCTCTGGCTGCAGCCTTGAATAGGCTGAACGCTTGGCCTGACCTTGCAACAGCTGCTTGGAATTTTGTGCATGACTG GCTTCGAACGACACTGTGTTTGCAGTACAAACCCCATGTTATCGCAACTGCCACTGTGCACCTAGCTGCCACGTTTCAGAACGCGAAAGTTGGCAGCAGGAGAGATTGGTGGTTGGAGTTTGGAGTAACCACCAAGTTATTAAAAG AGGTAATCCAGAAGATGTACATGCTGATCGAAGTGAACAGAAGGAGGGCTATGCCACCTCCAAGAAGAGAAGTAGCTTGGGCAGTACCTACAGTCATAAAGCCGCCGGTCCATTTTGCTAGAGGCTACCCGTTTCACAGCTACCCTATGCAGTCCTATAGACAGCCTGGCATCTGGTGA
- the LOC106305114 gene encoding pumilio homolog 15-like, translating into MTDQNGDAHPVVDSPSSPYHQLRQDTIRAYETMYGSLDNHYSLGNTPFSPLSDLQILESSFGRLGVSDPNARQQQLLDHRRSNQYPFGGQDRGMNVRDYHNPSYYPHPTEREQLDQAAQRLWFSQDNHYDVYKSYDNGSHGRSNSGLTGRPPYIGFNGDLGEVPLTSRNHNLCDQSPWSFSHVPGTRTNRHDPYTMDNSRAKDTILSRAKDVVESAKLQKVIVEGSRDTVHKILDELKTHVCELMVDPVGHQVFQKIIEKCTGEQTTQILNIVIQQPIQFVRICGDTHGTRAIQDLMRSLCSEEHISRFMQTICHVALLLTKSTNTNHVISFCFRHFSPLQTHCLLQVIVQNCYQIALDQHGCCMLQQCIGKSPREIRDPLISGILTNSLSLCINRYGNYAVQYVLEMENCQVAASLAQYLDGHYVQLSCDKFGSHVVQKCLETRQFNSRRIINELISDIDSILVDRFGNYVIQTAWVVSQDDMRSKLLYHINKNYPLMRCNMYGRKILEKLSLWI; encoded by the exons ATGACTGACCAGAACGGAGATGCGCATCCGGTGGTAGACTCTCCGTCGTCTCCATATCATCAACTTCGACAGGATACTATCAGAGCGTACGAGACTATGTATGGCTCCTTGGACAATCATTACTCACTTGGAAACACACCCTTCTCTCCTTTGTCAGATTTGCAAATCCTAGAATCGAGTTTTGGAAGATTGGGTGTCTCGGATCCAAACGCTCGTCAACAGCAGCTACTTGATCATCGTCGAAGCAATCAATATCCTTTTGGCGGTCAAGATCGAGGTATGAATGTCCGTGACTACCATAACCCTTCGTATTATCCGCATCCAACTGAACGAGAGCAGCTTGATCAGGCTGCGCAGAGACTGTGGTTTAGTCAGGATAATCATTATGATGTTTATAAGTCATATGATAATGGTTCTCATGGGCGTAGCAATAGTGGCTTGACGGGTCGTCCTCCTTATATTGGCTTCAACGGAGATCTAGGAGAGGTTCCTTTAACCTCACGTAATCATAATTTATGTGATCAAAGCCCTTGGAGTTTTTCACATGTGCCTGGAACCCGCACTAATCGTCATGATCCCTACACCATGGATAACTCTAGAGCTAAAGATACCATACTTTCACGTGCTAAGGACGTTGTGGAGTCTGCTAAGTTGCAAAAAGTGATTGTGGAAGGTTCAAGGGACACAGTTCATAAAATACTTGACGAGTTGAAAACACATGTTTGTGAGCTGATGGTTGACCCGGTTGGCCATCAAGTCTTTCAAAAGATTATTGAGAAATGCACCGGTGAACAGACCACCCAAATTTTGAATATAGTGATTCAACAACCTATTCAGTTTGTCAGAATTTGTGGCGATACTCATGG AACTCGTGCAATACAAGATTTGATGCGGTCTCTTTGTTCTGAAGAGCACATATCCCGCTTTATGCAAACTATATGCCATGTTGCACTACTCTTGACCAAAAGCACAAACACGAACCATGTGATTTCGTTCTGCTTCCGTCATTTTTCTCCTTTACAAACCCAT TGTCTTCTTCAAGTGATTGTTCAGAATTGTTATCAAATTGCACTTGATCAGCATGGATGTTGTATGCTTCAACAATGCATTGGAAAATCCCCTCGAGAAATAAGGGATCCTTTGATTAGTGGCATACTCACTAACTCTCTGAGCCTATGCATAAACCGCTACGG AAACTATGCGGTTCAGTATGTGTTGGAAATGGAAAATTGTCAAGTGGCAGCGTCTCTAGCCCAATATCTAGATGGGCATTACGTGCAACTCTCTTGTGACAAATTTGGGAGTCATGTTGTGCAAAAGTGTTTGGAAACTAGACAATTTAACTCGAGGAGGATCATAAACGAGCTGATAAGTGACATTGATTCAATTCTTGTTGATCGTTTCGGAAACTATGTGATTCAAACTGCATGGGTGGTATCTCAG GATGATATGCGGAGTAAATTGTTGTATCATATCAACAAGAATTATCCTTTAATGAGGTGCAACATGTACGGAAGGAAAATACTCGAGAAACTCAGTCTCTGGATATAG
- the LOC106301689 gene encoding cyclin-T1-3-like isoform X2 — MGEEHQRKRSRQHFEAEEARHLSLRECETSKWYFSREEIERSSPSRKDGIDLPKESFLRSSYCSFLQRLGMQLHVSQVTIGCAMVMCHRFYMRQSHAKNDWQTIATASLFLACKAEDEPCQLSNVVVASYEIIFEWDPSASIRIHQTECYHEFKEIILAGERLLLDTSAFHLLDVELPYKPLAAALNRLNAWPDLATAAWNFVHDWLRTTLCLQYKPHVIATATVHLAATFQNAKVGSRRDWWLEFGVTTKLLKEVIQKMYMLIEVNRRRAMPPPRREVAWAVPTVIKPPVHFARGYPFHSYPMQSYRQPGIW, encoded by the exons ATGGGAGAGGAGCATCAGAGAAAGAGGTCTCGACAACATTTTGAAGCAGAGGAGGCCAGACACTTATCTTTGCGGGAATGCGAAACGTCAAAGTGGTATTTCAGCAGGGAAGAGATTGAGCGTTCCTCTCCATCTAGAAAAGATGGGATTGACCTGCCCAAGGAGTCGTTTCTACGGTCTTCTTATTGCTCATTCCTTCAAAGACTTGGCATGCAGCTTCATGT GTCCCAGGTTACAATAGGATGTGCTATGGTGATGTGCCACCGGTTTTACATGCGCCAATCTCATGCAAAAAATGACTGGCAG ACGATAGCAACTGCCAGTCTGTTCCTCGCTTGCAAAGCTGAAGATGAGCCGTGTCAACTGTCCAACGTTGTTGTTGCATCTTATGAAATAATCTTTGAGTGGGATCCTTCTGCCTCAATTAGAATTCATCAAACT GAATGCTACCATGAATTTAAAGAAATTATTTTGGCCGGGGAGAGGCTTCTGCTGGACACAAGTGCTTTCCATCTCCTAGACGTTGAACTTCCCTACAAACCTCTGGCTGCAGCCTTGAATAGGCTGAACGCTTGGCCTGACCTTGCAACAGCTGCTTGGAATTTTGTGCATGACTG GCTTCGAACGACACTGTGTTTGCAGTACAAACCCCATGTTATCGCAACTGCCACTGTGCACCTAGCTGCCACGTTTCAGAACGCGAAAGTTGGCAGCAGGAGAGATTGGTGGTTGGAGTTTGGAGTAACCACCAAGTTATTAAAAG AGGTAATCCAGAAGATGTACATGCTGATCGAAGTGAACAGAAGGAGGGCTATGCCACCTCCAAGAAGAGAAGTAGCTTGGGCAGTACCTACAGTCATAAAGCCGCCGGTCCATTTTGCTAGAGGCTACCCGTTTCACAGCTACCCTATGCAGTCCTATAGACAGCCTGGCATCTGGTGA
- the LOC106301705 gene encoding splicing factor U2af small subunit A produces MAEHLASIFGTEKDRVNCPFYFKIGACRHGDRCSRLHNRPTISPTLLLSNMYQRPDMITPGVDANGQPLDPRKIQEHFEDFFEDLFEELGKFGEIESLNICDNLADHMIGNVYVQFKEEDQAAAALQALQGRFYSGRPIIADFSPVTDFREATCRQYEENNCNRGGYCNFMHVKLVSRELRRKLFGRSRRSYRRGSGSRSRSRSRSISPRHKREYDRRDPPHREFSHRDRHGSGKRSSERSEKGHRDGSRRRHGSPPPRRGGSPGGGREGSEERRARIEQWNREREEKEEGGGA; encoded by the coding sequence ATGGCGGAGCATTTAGCTTCGATCTTTGGTACCGAAAAGGACAGAGTGAACTGTCCCTTCTACTTCAAGATTGGCGCTTGCCGTCACGGTGACCGCTGCTCTCGTCTCCACAACCGTCCTACCATCTCCCCAACACTCCTCCTCTCCAACATGTACCAGAGACCCGACATGATCACCCCCGGTGTCGATGCAAATGGCCAGCCCCTCGACCCGCGCAAGATCCAAGAGCACTTTGAGGATTTCTTCGAGGATCTCTTTGAGGAACTCGGCAAGTTTGGCGAGATTGAAAGCCTCAACATTTGTGACAACCTTGCTGATCACATGATTGGCAACGTCTATGTTCAGTTTAAGGAAGAGGATCAGGCCGCAGCCGCTTTGCAGGCTCTGCAAGGTAGGTTTTATTCGGGGCGTCCCATCATTGCCGATTTCTCTCCTGTCACGGATTTTCGGGAAGCCACGTGTAGGCAGTATGAAGAGAACAACTGTAACCGTGGTGGGTATTGTAACTTCATGCACGTGAAGCTTGTTTCGAGGGAGCTGAGGAGGAAACTCTTTGGGAGGTCTAGGCGGTCTTACCGCAGGGGAAGTGGAAGTAGAAGCAGGAGTAGGAGTAGGAGTATAAGCCCTAGGCATAAGAGAGAGTATGACCGGCGTGATCCTCCTCACAGGGAGTTTAGTCACCGGGACAGGCATGGAAGTGGGAAAAGGAGTAGTGAGAGGTCGGAGAAGGGACACAGGGACGGTTCAAGGAGGAGACATGGAAGCCCTCCTCCTAGACGAGGAGGGAGCCCTGGTGGTGGGAGAGAAGGAAGCGAGGAGAGGAGGGCAAGGATTGAGCAATGGAACAGAGAACGGGAGGAGAAGGAAGAGGGAGGAGGAGCATAA